Genomic segment of Candidatus Binatia bacterium:
CTTCGGCGGCAGCAGCGTGGCTACTACAAGGGCGACGGCTACGTGCGCGCCGTGCGGGGTGGCTCGTGATTGGTCATTCCCAAACCCGGACACTCGCCCCTTCAAATCAGGACACTCAGCCCCAAAGACGGACAGTACCGCAAATTGACGGGCGTTTACCTGCGCCCCGCGCTCTTAGGCGCTCGCCGCTTCCTGACCGCACCCCGCACCGTTAGGACCGGGCATTGCGCTGTCCGCACCACTTTCTCCGCCACGCTGCCGATGAACAAGTACGCCACACCGGTGCGCCCATGCGTACCCATCACAATCAGATCGGTCCTAATGTCTTTGGCCGTGTCCACGATCAGTAGGGCGGGCGGACCTGCTGCGACCATTGTGCGGACCCGCTGCCCCTTCTTTTTCAGGTCGGTACCGAGGTCTGCCAATACCGCCTTTGCATTGCTCATTTGTTGGTCCAGGAACATCCCGAATTCGGGAGCGACCCCCAGGTACGGCTCTGTGACGTAGACGGGTTCAACCACATGCAACATCATGATCTCTGCACCACACGCGGCGGCGAGGTCAGCAGCGTACCGTAGGGCATTCTGAGAATCGGGGGAGAAATCGACGGGAACCAGAATGCGATTGATGCGGCTGTGCACGTTCACTCCCCTCTG
This window contains:
- a CDS encoding universal stress protein produces the protein QRGVNVHSRINRILVPVDFSPDSQNALRYAADLAAACGAEIMMLHVVEPVYVTEPYLGVAPEFGMFLDQQMSNAKAVLADLGTDLKKKGQRVRTMVAAGPPALLIVDTAKDIRTDLIVMGTHGRTGVAYLFIGSVAEKVVRTAQCPVLTVRGAVRKRRAPKSAGRR